From the genome of Gammaproteobacteria bacterium, one region includes:
- the rfaQ gene encoding putative lipopolysaccharide heptosyltransferase III: MRNSLADAIDPDLLRRALVIKLRHHGDVLLTSPVFSVLKNHLPQVEVDALVYQDTQELLTLHPAIQRVFTIDRDWKRQSLGNRIKYELSLLKELRNRRYDLIVHLTEHPRGAWLTRLLAPRYSVAGEFSHRRGTLWRSSFSHLYRQPATPRHTVEQHLDALRRLGIYPDVEERRLVLIPGQEAEAFIDRLLKQRGLNKFIHLHPSSRWSFKTWRNDYYVDLINALHEAGEQVVITAAPDEKEMAAVRRITERLTRPAIDLSGRLTLKQLAALTARAKCFVGVDSVPMHIAAAMQTPVVALFGPSSEQVWGPWQVRHRVIASDHSCRPCGLDGCGGGKVSECLTTLPVLGVLQAVQDLLSDQT; the protein is encoded by the coding sequence GTGAGGAATTCCTTGGCTGACGCGATAGATCCGGATCTCTTGCGCCGGGCGTTGGTGATCAAGTTGCGTCATCACGGCGATGTCCTGCTGACCTCGCCGGTGTTTTCGGTGCTCAAAAATCACCTGCCGCAGGTAGAGGTGGATGCACTGGTCTATCAGGATACTCAAGAGCTGTTGACCTTACACCCGGCGATACAGCGCGTGTTCACCATAGACCGGGACTGGAAAAGACAGAGTTTGGGCAACCGGATAAAATACGAGTTGAGCTTGTTAAAAGAATTGCGAAACCGACGCTATGATTTGATCGTTCATCTCACCGAACACCCGCGTGGGGCATGGCTGACACGGTTGCTGGCGCCGCGTTACAGCGTAGCGGGAGAATTCTCGCACCGGCGCGGGACATTGTGGCGCAGCAGTTTTTCGCACCTCTATCGCCAGCCGGCGACGCCGCGCCACACCGTGGAACAACACCTGGACGCCTTGCGGAGACTGGGAATTTATCCAGACGTCGAGGAGCGGCGTTTGGTCCTGATCCCCGGGCAGGAAGCGGAGGCGTTCATTGACCGGTTGCTGAAGCAGCGGGGCCTGAACAAATTTATTCACCTTCATCCTAGCTCGCGCTGGTCGTTCAAGACCTGGCGGAACGATTACTATGTCGACTTGATCAACGCCCTGCATGAGGCCGGTGAGCAGGTGGTTATCACGGCGGCGCCTGATGAAAAAGAAATGGCGGCCGTGCGCCGCATCACCGAGAGACTAACTCGCCCCGCGATAGATCTTTCCGGCCGATTGACCCTGAAGCAATTGGCCGCGCTCACCGCACGGGCAAAATGCTTCGTCGGTGTGGATTCCGTGCCCATGCACATCGCCGCGGCCATGCAAACACCCGTCGTCGCCTTGTTCGGGCCGAGCAGTGAACAGGTGTGGGGTCCCTGGCAAGTCAGACATCGGGTGATAGCCTCAGACCACTCCTGCCGGCCGTGTGGCCTGGACGGCTGCGGAGGCGGAAAGGTAAGCGAATGCCTCACTACGCTGCCGGTTCTCGGTGTCTTGCAGGCGGTGCAGGATCTGCTTTCGGATCAGACGTGA
- a CDS encoding glycosyltransferase family 9 protein: protein MSNKILVVRRDNIGDLVCTTPVIAALRSRFPDARICALVNSYNLPVLENNPDIDEVFAYTKAKHKPQGKSILAVYWDRFRLLLRLRRERFDYAIIAAPGFWPRVVRTLSWIKPRHIIGFTEEGRPGIERIDIAAPYSTERAMHEVEDIFRLLAPLGIQSPPPPAHLIPSPSKVMRVQQKLKQHGLLAARMLLGVHISARKPSQRWPVEKFIELIKKLREKYDANFVLLWSPGAADNPMHPGDDGNAQAIMTQLAGFPIIAYPTGDLGDLIGALSLCNEVICSDGGAMHIAAALGKPIVCFFGKSDVTRWHPWGVPYELLQPRSLDVKDISVDEVMVAFEHLLTKTLFS from the coding sequence ATGAGTAATAAAATCCTCGTCGTGCGCCGTGACAATATCGGCGATCTCGTCTGCACTACACCCGTAATCGCCGCCCTGCGCTCGCGTTTCCCGGACGCCCGTATCTGTGCGTTGGTCAACAGTTACAATCTGCCTGTTCTGGAAAATAACCCGGACATTGATGAGGTATTCGCCTACACCAAGGCCAAGCATAAGCCGCAAGGCAAGAGCATCCTTGCCGTCTATTGGGATCGGTTCCGATTGTTGCTGCGATTACGCAGGGAGCGTTTTGATTACGCCATCATAGCGGCCCCTGGGTTTTGGCCGCGCGTAGTACGAACATTATCGTGGATCAAGCCCAGGCATATCATAGGTTTTACCGAGGAGGGGAGGCCTGGAATTGAGCGCATAGATATCGCGGCTCCATACTCCACGGAAAGGGCGATGCATGAAGTGGAGGACATCTTTCGCTTGCTGGCGCCATTGGGCATCCAGTCACCGCCACCACCGGCACACCTCATCCCCAGCCCGTCGAAAGTGATGCGGGTGCAACAGAAATTAAAACAGCATGGATTGTTGGCCGCCAGGATGTTGTTGGGCGTGCACATCAGTGCGCGCAAACCCAGCCAACGTTGGCCGGTGGAAAAATTTATCGAGTTGATAAAAAAGCTGCGTGAGAAATACGATGCAAACTTTGTGCTGCTCTGGTCACCCGGCGCCGCCGACAACCCCATGCACCCCGGTGATGACGGCAATGCGCAGGCGATCATGACTCAGTTGGCGGGCTTCCCGATTATCGCCTATCCGACTGGGGATCTCGGCGACTTGATCGGGGCGCTGTCACTCTGTAACGAAGTGATTTGCAGTGATGGCGGGGCCATGCATATCGCAGCCGCCTTGGGAAAACCCATTGTGTGTTTCTTTGGTAAATCGGATGTAACGCGCTGGCACCCATGGGGTGTGCCTTATGAACTGTTGCAGCCACGCAGTCTGGATGTAAAAGATATTAGTGTAGATGAAGTGATGGTTGCCTTTGAGCACTTGCTTACCAAAACGCTATTTTCTTGA
- a CDS encoding O-antigen ligase family protein yields the protein MGAYLLVLPIAHTIAVRHIAFYSLLLLTLWATWRYRLRLSFPVAWAWAVYAAIALFSVMYAIDPAYSLSEVKRELGYGILVLVLAASWVRSTEALSRIMGVVVAGNLLMVGYAVFNIVVSGLGQSYLQEGSFSGVGMFSTYLITVLPFVAAYALQLKDTHKTIYYLLLAVLALNIIALYFSGNRAGLVSLLVELLLAVYLLRDSIFPRAQRRFLVTIIVLAVVLTGLFVKQMNERIVLHQAELGATSADEPDQRWIIWRVAVENIRAHPLIGAGFGREVFRLRNPEFFKENTNYWHAHNILLNKGVQMGILGMLAFLGLIFAVLRAVWVPRTRRQQISPLHAYATACAVMIVGLLTKNMTDDFFVRDGALLFWMLTGTVLGAIGGERAAAPHE from the coding sequence ATGGGGGCCTATTTATTGGTTTTGCCCATCGCCCACACCATCGCCGTACGCCACATCGCCTTCTACTCGCTGTTGCTTTTGACGCTGTGGGCGACATGGAGATACCGCTTAAGGCTCTCCTTCCCGGTCGCATGGGCTTGGGCGGTGTATGCGGCCATCGCATTATTTTCCGTGATGTACGCCATAGACCCGGCCTACTCGTTGAGTGAAGTCAAGCGCGAGTTGGGCTACGGTATCCTTGTCTTGGTGCTTGCGGCGTCGTGGGTGCGCAGCACTGAAGCTCTGTCACGAATCATGGGCGTCGTCGTAGCGGGCAATCTGCTCATGGTGGGTTATGCCGTTTTTAATATAGTAGTTTCCGGACTGGGACAGTCGTATTTGCAAGAAGGCTCGTTCAGCGGTGTCGGGATGTTCAGCACGTATCTGATTACGGTGTTGCCCTTTGTAGCCGCTTATGCCCTGCAATTGAAAGACACTCATAAAACGATATATTACCTTTTATTGGCTGTGTTGGCGTTGAATATCATTGCGCTCTACTTCAGCGGGAATAGGGCGGGTCTTGTTTCATTGCTGGTCGAGCTGCTGCTCGCGGTATATCTCCTCAGAGATTCCATTTTTCCACGCGCACAACGTAGGTTCCTGGTAACAATAATCGTACTGGCAGTCGTTCTTACAGGCTTATTCGTAAAGCAGATGAATGAGCGCATCGTGTTGCACCAAGCGGAGCTTGGAGCCACCTCTGCAGACGAACCTGATCAGCGCTGGATAATTTGGCGCGTGGCCGTCGAGAATATTCGCGCTCACCCCCTAATCGGCGCGGGGTTCGGCCGTGAGGTATTCAGACTGCGCAATCCGGAATTTTTCAAGGAGAACACCAACTACTGGCATGCCCATAACATACTCCTCAACAAAGGCGTGCAAATGGGTATACTCGGCATGTTGGCCTTTCTAGGTTTGATATTCGCGGTGCTGCGTGCTGTTTGGGTTCCACGCACGCGGCGTCAGCAGATCTCACCGCTCCATGCCTACGCAACAGCCTGTGCGGTCATGATAGTGGGGTTGCTAACAAAAAATATGACCGACGATTTTTTTGTGAGAGATGGGGCGCTGTTATTCTGGATGTTGACCGGCACGGTGCTGGGCGCCATCGGGGGTGAAAGAGCGGCCGCTCCCCATGAGTAA
- a CDS encoding branched-chain amino acid transaminase, whose amino-acid sequence MTTMDDRDGVIWFDGKLAPWRDAKVHVLTHTLHYGMGVFEGVRAYKTEKGTAIFRLDAHMDRLFRSAHILGMDMPYDKRTLSEACRVAVRENSLELSGSKSVYIRPMCFYGSEGMGLRADNLKVHAIVAAWLWGSYMGEEGVEKGIRVKTSSFTRHHVNITMCKAKANGNYMNSMMALREALSCGVDEALLLDVDGYVAEGSGENIFIVRDGVLYTPELTSALDGITRDTIFKLAAEIGVEVREKRITRDEVYIADEAFFTGTAAEVTPIRELDGRSIGDGTRGPITTRLQSLYFDQVHGRRSQYPEWLTLCNY is encoded by the coding sequence ATGACAACAATGGATGACCGCGACGGCGTCATCTGGTTCGACGGGAAGCTGGCGCCCTGGCGCGATGCCAAGGTGCATGTGCTGACGCATACGCTGCATTACGGCATGGGAGTGTTCGAAGGCGTCCGCGCGTATAAAACGGAAAAAGGCACAGCCATCTTCCGTCTCGATGCGCACATGGATCGTTTATTCCGCTCCGCGCACATCCTGGGCATGGACATGCCTTACGATAAGCGCACGCTGAGCGAGGCATGCCGTGTCGCGGTGCGCGAAAACAGTTTGGAGTTGTCGGGTTCCAAGTCGGTCTATATTCGTCCCATGTGTTTCTACGGATCGGAGGGCATGGGGCTGCGCGCCGATAACCTCAAGGTGCACGCCATCGTCGCGGCCTGGTTGTGGGGTTCGTATATGGGCGAGGAGGGCGTGGAGAAGGGCATACGCGTCAAGACCTCATCGTTCACGCGCCATCATGTCAACATCACCATGTGCAAGGCCAAGGCCAACGGCAATTACATGAACTCGATGATGGCGCTGCGCGAGGCGCTTTCCTGCGGTGTGGACGAGGCGCTGCTGCTCGACGTGGATGGCTATGTGGCGGAAGGGAGTGGCGAGAACATCTTTATCGTGCGCGACGGTGTGCTTTACACGCCGGAACTGACTTCGGCGCTGGACGGCATCACCCGCGACACGATCTTCAAGCTCGCCGCAGAGATCGGCGTCGAGGTGCGCGAAAAGCGCATCACTCGCGACGAGGTGTATATCGCCGACGAGGCCTTCTTCACCGGCACCGCGGCGGAAGTCACGCCGATCCGCGAACTGGACGGCCGCAGCATCGGCGACGGTACGCGCGGACCGATCACCACACGCCTGCAATCGTTATATTTCGACCAGGTGCACGGGCGGCGCAGTCAGTACCCCGAGTGGCTGACCTTGTGTAATTACTAA
- a CDS encoding glycosyltransferase family 4 protein produces the protein MALVRQRYQSDGGAEQFVSRVMSLLHNAGVNVSLVTRSWGQESSQPVLRCNPFYLGSLWRDAGFAFSVCRVLKKQKFDLVQSHERIPCCDIYRAGDGVHREWLKQRRRALGRWGKLRLALNPYHYYVRFAEKRLFNSARLRAVICNSYRVKQEINHYFAFPENKLHVIYNGVDSTQFHPDLQRFRSSIRAHYAIPPDAMLFLFVGSGFERKGIPILLEVMTQLPDSTHLLVVGRDKNLPRFIILAETLMLKDRVHFAGAQQDVRPYYGAADAFVLPTLYDPFPNVVLEALATGLPVITSTQCGAAEIIEKNNCGLVCDALDKGGWVEAMETMSGSEYRRAAGGAARKVAEMLSEENMGKQLLPLYESLLSR, from the coding sequence ATGGCGCTGGTACGGCAGCGCTACCAATCAGACGGTGGCGCGGAGCAATTCGTTTCGAGGGTGATGTCTTTACTGCATAACGCAGGCGTAAACGTGTCGCTGGTCACGCGCTCCTGGGGTCAGGAATCGTCGCAACCGGTGCTGCGCTGCAATCCTTTTTATTTGGGAAGTCTATGGCGTGACGCCGGATTTGCATTCAGCGTGTGCCGGGTGCTCAAAAAGCAGAAATTTGATCTGGTACAGTCCCACGAGCGCATCCCCTGCTGTGACATTTACCGCGCGGGCGATGGTGTGCATCGTGAATGGCTGAAACAACGCCGCCGCGCCTTGGGACGTTGGGGAAAGTTACGTCTTGCCTTAAATCCGTACCATTACTATGTGCGGTTTGCGGAAAAGCGGCTATTCAACAGCGCCCGATTGCGTGCAGTGATCTGTAATTCGTATAGGGTCAAGCAGGAGATCAACCACTATTTCGCATTCCCCGAGAACAAGCTGCATGTGATCTATAACGGCGTAGACAGTACTCAGTTTCATCCTGACCTGCAACGTTTCCGTTCCTCAATCCGCGCCCACTACGCGATCCCTCCTGATGCGATGTTATTCCTTTTTGTAGGTTCCGGTTTCGAGCGCAAGGGGATACCTATTTTACTTGAGGTTATGACACAGTTACCTGACTCTACACATTTATTGGTGGTGGGAAGAGACAAAAACCTGCCTCGCTTTATCATCCTGGCCGAAACCCTGATGCTGAAAGACCGCGTGCATTTTGCCGGGGCGCAGCAGGATGTCAGGCCGTACTACGGAGCCGCCGATGCCTTTGTGCTGCCGACCTTGTACGATCCTTTCCCCAACGTCGTGTTAGAGGCATTGGCTACAGGCTTACCGGTCATTACCAGTACCCAGTGCGGCGCCGCTGAGATTATTGAAAAAAATAACTGCGGCCTGGTATGCGATGCCTTGGATAAGGGGGGATGGGTGGAGGCCATGGAAACGATGTCTGGATCAGAGTACAGACGTGCCGCCGGCGGCGCGGCACGTAAGGTCGCGGAGATGCTCAGCGAGGAGAATATGGGAAAGCAGTTACTGCCGCTTTACGAAAGTCTGCTCAGCAGGTAA
- a CDS encoding glycosyltransferase, whose translation MHILHTESSLGWGGQEIRILTEAEGMLARGHTVTLLCPRESTIYHEAISRGVAVVALPIARKSPQGLYAIVQWLKNHRVSIVNTHSSTDSWLVALAACLLRNPPPIIRTRHISAAIPDNAPTRWLYTKASRHIVTTGEALRQQLIAVNGYSSGRITSIPTGIDTGRFVPGDRMKARRKLGLVENVFLIGIVATLRSWKGHCYLIEAFAKLADEHTWLVIVGDGPQREALKKQIAERDLDDRIIMAGNQHDVLPWLQAMDIFVLPSYANEGVPQALVQAMLCALPVITTSVGSIQEAVQHEQTGLIVEPKNPQALAGAMERLLSDASLRQRLGEAARRYAQERFGLTAMLDKMEAIFTEVGDA comes from the coding sequence ATGCACATCCTGCACACAGAATCCTCGCTGGGTTGGGGCGGCCAGGAGATTCGTATCCTTACAGAGGCCGAGGGTATGCTGGCGCGCGGGCATACAGTCACTTTGTTGTGCCCGCGCGAATCCACTATTTATCACGAGGCCATCAGCCGCGGTGTCGCTGTGGTAGCGCTCCCGATAGCGCGCAAGTCCCCGCAAGGACTTTATGCGATAGTGCAATGGTTAAAAAATCATCGAGTCAGCATCGTGAATACCCATAGCTCTACAGACAGTTGGCTGGTTGCCCTCGCTGCGTGTTTGCTCAGAAATCCGCCGCCGATAATTCGTACCCGACATATCTCGGCGGCGATACCCGATAATGCCCCTACGCGCTGGTTGTATACCAAGGCGAGCCGTCACATCGTCACCACCGGCGAGGCCCTGCGCCAACAGCTTATCGCCGTTAATGGCTATTCCAGCGGGCGGATTACCTCGATCCCAACCGGGATAGATACCGGGCGCTTTGTGCCCGGCGACCGAATGAAGGCGCGCCGTAAACTCGGGTTGGTCGAAAATGTTTTCCTGATCGGCATTGTGGCCACGCTGCGGAGTTGGAAAGGGCATTGCTATCTCATCGAGGCGTTCGCCAAGTTGGCTGACGAACATACTTGGCTGGTAATCGTCGGCGATGGACCGCAGCGGGAGGCCTTGAAAAAACAAATCGCTGAACGGGACCTCGATGATCGTATCATCATGGCGGGCAATCAGCACGATGTTTTGCCTTGGTTGCAGGCGATGGATATTTTTGTGCTACCCTCCTATGCCAATGAAGGTGTGCCGCAAGCGTTGGTGCAGGCCATGCTCTGCGCGCTGCCGGTGATTACCACTTCGGTAGGCAGCATCCAAGAGGCGGTTCAACATGAACAGACCGGGCTTATCGTTGAACCGAAAAATCCTCAGGCGTTGGCCGGCGCCATGGAGCGGTTGCTTTCCGATGCCTCATTGCGGCAGAGGCTGGGTGAGGCCGCGCGCAGATATGCGCAGGAAAGATTTGGATTGACCGCCATGCTGGATAAAATGGAGGCGATTTTTACCGAGGTGGGTGACGCATGA
- a CDS encoding glycosyltransferase family 9 protein: MKILIIKRDKIGDMLLTTPMLQHLRRSLPSAEIHLLANDYNAWVVSNNPNIDRLWVYPRVRIGRKIRLTAAFKQLWQILQLRREHFDVALAAGGEESLRAIRRALRVGAKRVIAYCDDEALKNQLTDPLKAPNSNHEIDRMLGLLIPLGIPLPASPIYPHYDLPAVWHQFAVNWVTERNLKSNTYIVLGLGARRSNRQPTPQQVLRWCAHFKERYNLTTVFMWTPGKSDNPLYPGDDDIAQPVLDNHVPYIHPFRGPIMPALGLIWHARTSIFPDSGFMHFAAASPGGVLGLFAASRSSPSPKQWGPRGIKADYLEAETTVPDISDAELYQRIEKLIFRRVPETTNL; the protein is encoded by the coding sequence ATGAAGATCCTGATAATAAAGCGCGACAAGATTGGAGATATGCTGCTTACCACACCGATGCTGCAGCACCTGCGGCGATCCCTGCCGAGTGCGGAGATCCACTTGCTTGCCAATGACTACAATGCCTGGGTGGTCAGCAACAACCCTAACATTGACAGGTTGTGGGTATACCCTCGGGTGCGTATCGGCAGAAAAATCCGCCTCACCGCCGCATTCAAACAGCTTTGGCAAATCTTACAGTTGCGCCGCGAGCATTTCGATGTTGCCCTGGCTGCGGGCGGCGAAGAGTCTCTGCGAGCCATACGGCGCGCCTTGCGTGTCGGTGCGAAGCGTGTCATCGCCTACTGCGATGACGAGGCACTGAAAAACCAATTAACAGATCCATTGAAAGCCCCAAACAGCAACCACGAGATAGACCGCATGTTGGGTCTATTGATTCCATTAGGAATCCCGCTGCCCGCTTCGCCTATTTACCCTCATTATGATTTGCCGGCCGTCTGGCATCAATTTGCCGTCAATTGGGTGACTGAACGCAACCTAAAATCTAATACCTATATCGTGCTTGGCCTTGGGGCGCGGCGCTCCAATAGGCAACCCACCCCGCAGCAAGTTTTACGCTGGTGTGCGCACTTCAAGGAACGCTATAACCTGACCACTGTCTTCATGTGGACACCCGGAAAAAGCGATAACCCGCTCTATCCGGGCGATGATGACATCGCGCAGCCTGTATTGGACAACCACGTGCCTTACATTCACCCCTTTCGAGGCCCTATCATGCCCGCCTTAGGCCTGATCTGGCATGCGCGCACCTCGATCTTCCCCGACAGCGGCTTCATGCATTTCGCCGCCGCAAGTCCCGGAGGCGTATTGGGTTTATTCGCCGCGAGCCGCAGTTCACCTTCCCCCAAACAATGGGGACCACGAGGGATCAAGGCGGACTATCTCGAGGCGGAAACAACCGTCCCAGACATAAGCGACGCGGAACTCTATCAAAGAATAGAAAAACTGATTTTCCGACGCGTTCCAGAGACCACTAACCTTTAG
- the waaC gene encoding lipopolysaccharide heptosyltransferase I → MKILVVKTSSLGDVIHTLPALSDAVHAMPEVRFDWVVEETYAEIPAWHPAVARVIPVALRRWRKRPMTAVMSGEWQRFQRQLRVETYDKIIDAQGLIKSGLLTRMARGPRYGLDRHSAREPLAALAYGHRFSIGKNKHAIARVRELFAAALGYPCPVTPPDYGISRGRFSPIPADERYVVFLHGTAWASKQWPVEYWVQLASLATEAGYKVYLPWGNEEEQQRAQHIAVQCSGVTVLPKMNLAGLAAVLAHARGVVGVDTGLAHLAASLSAPAVTIYGATRPELTGTVGSGQAHLCAEFVCAPCGRRICTYRGAADVQPACYQTVSPAKVWDTITPYITG, encoded by the coding sequence ATGAAAATCCTCGTCGTCAAAACCTCATCGCTGGGCGATGTCATTCATACCCTGCCTGCGCTGAGTGATGCTGTGCATGCCATGCCGGAGGTCCGTTTTGATTGGGTGGTGGAAGAGACCTATGCCGAGATTCCCGCCTGGCATCCGGCCGTGGCGCGCGTGATCCCGGTGGCCCTGCGGCGTTGGCGCAAACGCCCGATGACAGCCGTAATGAGCGGCGAGTGGCAGCGTTTCCAGCGCCAATTGCGTGTCGAGACCTACGATAAAATTATTGATGCCCAAGGTCTCATCAAGAGTGGGCTGCTTACTCGCATGGCGCGCGGCCCGCGCTATGGGTTGGATCGTCACTCCGCGCGGGAGCCGCTTGCGGCACTGGCTTATGGGCACAGGTTTTCAATAGGAAAAAATAAACACGCCATCGCCCGCGTGCGCGAATTATTTGCCGCCGCGCTGGGTTATCCCTGTCCGGTCACGCCGCCTGACTATGGTATATCGCGCGGCCGCTTCAGTCCTATTCCGGCGGATGAGAGATATGTGGTCTTCCTGCACGGCACGGCATGGGCAAGCAAACAATGGCCAGTGGAATATTGGGTACAATTGGCGAGTCTCGCCACGGAGGCGGGCTATAAAGTCTATCTGCCGTGGGGAAACGAGGAAGAACAACAGCGCGCGCAGCATATCGCCGTACAGTGTTCAGGTGTTACGGTGTTGCCTAAGATGAATCTCGCAGGGCTGGCCGCTGTGCTGGCCCATGCCCGTGGCGTGGTGGGTGTGGATACCGGTCTCGCCCACCTGGCGGCGTCACTGTCGGCGCCGGCCGTGACTATTTACGGCGCGACCCGGCCGGAGTTGACTGGAACCGTTGGGTCTGGTCAGGCGCACCTGTGCGCCGAGTTCGTCTGTGCCCCCTGCGGCAGGCGTATCTGTACCTATCGCGGCGCGGCCGATGTGCAACCGGCGTGTTATCAGACTGTCTCTCCCGCCAAGGTTTGGGATACCATCACTCCTTATATTACAGGGTGA
- a CDS encoding zinc-finger domain-containing protein — translation MDSMSLWNSHPRVYLPIEATGKAKCPYCGADYVLKS, via the coding sequence ATGGACAGCATGAGTCTGTGGAACTCCCATCCGCGCGTGTATCTGCCGATTGAAGCTACCGGTAAAGCGAAGTGTCCATACTGTGGTGCGGATTATGTCCTCAAAAGCTAA
- the waaF gene encoding lipopolysaccharide heptosyltransferase II — protein sequence MVMAQSLFRLIKQRHPSAQIDVLAPFWTLPLLHRMPEVHEALDLPFKHGQLKLAARYRFARNLRDRGYDQAIVLPNSLKSALIPFWAKISVRTGYVGEWRWGLLNDVRRLDKTRLPMTVQRFVALGMEDGDPLPAELPYPRLAVTEGGVETALTRLNLAPPGAPLLALCPGAEYGPAKRWPAEYFAEIARTKLMQGWQVWLFGSEKDAAITAQVRALAGMECVDLAGRTTLAEAIDLLSLADRVVTNDSGLMHVAAALGRRLIAIYGSSDPGFTPPLSTQAKIQWLKLSCSPCFQRECPLGHLKCLRDLKPEQVLRVMDEATEI from the coding sequence ATGGTGATGGCGCAGAGTCTGTTCAGGCTTATTAAGCAGCGTCATCCGAGCGCGCAGATTGATGTCCTTGCCCCCTTCTGGACCTTGCCGCTGCTCCACCGCATGCCGGAGGTGCACGAGGCGCTGGACCTACCCTTCAAGCATGGGCAGTTGAAACTCGCGGCGCGTTACCGGTTTGCACGTAACCTGCGCGATCGCGGCTATGACCAGGCGATCGTGTTACCTAATTCCCTCAAGTCCGCATTGATCCCCTTTTGGGCGAAGATCTCCGTGCGCACCGGCTATGTCGGTGAGTGGCGCTGGGGCTTACTCAATGATGTCCGTCGCCTCGACAAGACCCGATTGCCGATGACGGTGCAACGTTTCGTCGCGCTGGGCATGGAGGACGGTGATCCTCTGCCTGCCGAGTTGCCGTATCCGCGTCTGGCGGTGACCGAGGGCGGCGTGGAGACAGCCTTGACGCGGTTGAATCTTGCGCCTCCCGGCGCGCCGCTGCTGGCGCTTTGTCCCGGAGCGGAATACGGCCCGGCCAAGCGTTGGCCGGCGGAATACTTCGCCGAGATCGCCCGGACTAAACTTATGCAAGGCTGGCAGGTCTGGTTATTCGGTTCCGAAAAAGACGCCGCGATCACCGCCCAGGTGCGTGCCCTCGCGGGCATGGAGTGCGTAGACCTTGCCGGCCGCACCACGCTCGCCGAGGCGATAGACTTGCTGTCACTGGCCGACCGGGTGGTGACCAACGATTCCGGTCTGATGCATGTGGCCGCCGCCCTCGGCCGAAGATTGATAGCGATTTACGGGTCTTCCGACCCGGGGTTTACGCCGCCGCTCAGTACACAGGCGAAGATACAATGGCTGAAACTTTCCTGTAGTCCTTGCTTCCAGCGCGAGTGTCCGCTGGGTCACTTGAAGTGCCTGCGCGATCTGAAGCCGGAGCAGGTACTGAGGGTAATGGACGAGGCGACGGAGATATGA
- a CDS encoding DUF4254 domain-containing protein gives MIFDDVTAQRISLFHDTCLATLGWASSSAAEFASGMWGYIELNHRYNCLLWAEEDLARRRDVADSEIAANKRAIDGYNQKRNDAIENIDVLLLQRLSHVTPDADAWLNSETAGAMIDRLSILSLKIFHMRVQAERTDVDDMHIENCKQKLSRLMEQRNDLQKCLGTLLAAAEQGRAYFKIYRQFKMYNDPSLNPCLYQTKG, from the coding sequence ATGATTTTTGATGACGTGACGGCGCAACGAATCAGTCTGTTTCACGATACCTGTCTCGCGACTTTGGGTTGGGCTAGTTCCTCCGCAGCGGAATTTGCTTCAGGGATGTGGGGCTATATTGAGCTCAATCACCGCTATAATTGCCTGCTATGGGCCGAGGAAGATTTGGCCCGGCGCAGAGATGTCGCTGATAGCGAAATTGCCGCCAACAAGCGCGCCATTGATGGCTATAACCAAAAACGCAACGACGCCATTGAAAATATTGACGTGCTTCTATTGCAGCGCCTGAGTCATGTTACGCCAGATGCGGATGCCTGGTTAAATAGCGAGACAGCGGGTGCCATGATTGATCGTCTGTCTATCCTCAGCCTGAAGATTTTTCACATGCGGGTGCAAGCAGAGCGTACCGACGTTGATGATATGCACATAGAAAACTGTAAGCAAAAATTATCGAGATTGATGGAGCAGCGCAACGATCTGCAAAAATGTCTGGGTACCCTGCTTGCGGCTGCGGAACAGGGGCGAGCCTACTTTAAAATTTACCGGCAATTCAAGATGTACAACGATCCGAGCTTAAATCCCTGCCTGTATCAAACTAAAGGTTAG